One Actinospica robiniae DSM 44927 genomic region harbors:
- a CDS encoding DUF1906 domain-containing protein, translated as MTRTGIGRTLVAASAALAALVVAGTTASAADAATASQQTVSYRGYQFTVPKSWPVIDLANSPHTCVDFSRHALYLGAPSDTQDCSARARGKTAALLVGPGPANAPVRTHVDSVGHEVSATAPGITVTGGYGPDFGQVSSILSSAGLSTSSASPLATANAVQPQTAAQPSSATTFTGEAFDACDAPSLTTMNAWKANSPYSAIGIYIGGVNRGCSQANLTASWVSTLANAGWHFYLMYVGPQDPDVSSGCVSCSTFSASTASSAAVSSAQDAASEASALGFGTGTPIFYDMEAYSSGGTSAALTFASSWTTKLHSLGYLAGEYSSGASGIADLVNNLGSETLPDMVDVAHWNGQATASDSYVPSGDFANHQRIHQYAGNATPSYGGYSISGGIDEDYMDVSTKPSLADGTFVNVIETGQVYRIAGGAPIYVSSWANVGGSQPYTNITQAQLNALPQVPADGTALEGYNGGVYIVAGGAPIHVHSFSDVPDIHARVIVDQSAIDDAGSGGVYNHLSATPADGTALLGDGSGGGVYIVAGGAPIHVHSFADVPDISPNRVLVDQWSLTNAGSTAEDTHLRATPADGTTLLGDGSGGGVYIVAGGAPIHVHSFADVPDISPNRVYVDQWSLTNAGSTAEDTHLRATPADGTALLGDGPGGGVYIVAGGAPIHVHSFSDVPHISANRVTVDQWTLTNAGSTAEDTHLRATPADGTALLGDGPGGGVYIVAGGAPIYVSSFSNVPDIGPRTYVDEWTLDNAGTTAEDTHLSMYPADNTMLRGETTGNIYQIESGYPTQVTGYTGTSVGVDQNAITNAGTGAGYNHLR; from the coding sequence ATGACGAGAACCGGAATAGGTCGAACGCTGGTCGCGGCCTCGGCCGCGCTCGCGGCCCTCGTGGTCGCGGGCACCACGGCCTCCGCCGCCGACGCGGCCACGGCATCGCAGCAGACCGTGAGCTATCGCGGTTACCAGTTCACCGTCCCGAAGTCCTGGCCGGTGATCGACCTGGCGAACTCGCCGCACACGTGCGTCGACTTCTCCCGCCACGCGCTCTACCTGGGCGCCCCCAGCGACACCCAGGACTGTTCGGCCCGAGCCCGCGGCAAGACCGCGGCGCTGCTGGTCGGCCCCGGGCCGGCGAACGCCCCGGTGCGGACGCACGTGGACTCGGTCGGCCACGAGGTGTCCGCCACCGCGCCGGGCATCACCGTGACCGGCGGCTACGGTCCGGACTTCGGCCAGGTCTCCTCCATCCTGAGCTCCGCCGGGCTATCCACGTCGAGCGCGAGCCCGCTCGCGACTGCGAATGCCGTGCAGCCGCAGACCGCGGCGCAGCCGTCCAGCGCGACGACCTTCACCGGCGAGGCCTTCGACGCCTGCGACGCTCCGAGCCTGACCACGATGAACGCCTGGAAGGCGAACTCGCCCTACAGCGCGATCGGGATTTACATCGGCGGCGTCAACCGCGGGTGCTCGCAGGCCAACCTGACCGCGAGCTGGGTCTCGACGCTGGCGAACGCGGGCTGGCACTTCTACCTGATGTACGTCGGTCCGCAGGACCCCGACGTCAGCTCCGGCTGCGTGTCGTGCTCCACCTTCTCCGCCTCGACCGCCTCGTCCGCGGCCGTGAGCTCCGCCCAGGACGCCGCGTCGGAGGCGTCGGCGCTCGGGTTCGGCACCGGCACCCCGATCTTCTACGACATGGAGGCGTACTCCTCCGGCGGCACGAGCGCCGCGTTGACCTTCGCCTCGTCGTGGACGACCAAGCTGCACTCGCTGGGATATCTCGCCGGCGAGTACAGCAGCGGCGCGTCGGGCATCGCCGACCTGGTCAACAACCTGGGCAGCGAGACGCTGCCGGACATGGTCGACGTCGCGCACTGGAACGGCCAGGCGACCGCCAGCGACTCCTACGTGCCGAGCGGCGACTTCGCCAATCACCAGCGCATCCACCAGTACGCCGGCAACGCCACGCCGTCGTACGGCGGGTACTCGATCAGCGGCGGCATCGACGAAGACTACATGGACGTATCGACCAAGCCGTCGTTGGCGGACGGGACGTTCGTGAACGTGATCGAGACCGGGCAGGTCTACCGGATCGCGGGCGGCGCGCCGATCTACGTCTCGAGTTGGGCGAACGTCGGCGGCTCACAGCCGTACACGAACATCACTCAGGCGCAGCTCAATGCGCTGCCGCAGGTCCCGGCCGACGGCACCGCGCTGGAGGGCTACAACGGCGGGGTCTACATCGTCGCCGGTGGCGCCCCGATCCACGTGCACTCCTTCTCCGACGTCCCCGACATCCACGCCCGGGTCATCGTCGACCAGAGCGCGATCGACGACGCAGGGTCCGGTGGCGTCTACAACCACCTGTCCGCGACCCCGGCCGACGGCACCGCGCTGCTCGGTGATGGTTCGGGCGGTGGCGTGTACATCGTGGCCGGTGGCGCTCCGATCCACGTGCACTCCTTTGCTGATGTCCCCGACATCTCTCCGAACCGCGTCCTCGTCGACCAGTGGTCGCTGACCAACGCTGGCAGCACCGCGGAGGACACGCACCTGCGTGCCACCCCGGCCGACGGCACCACCCTCCTTGGTGATGGTTCGGGCGGTGGCGTGTACATCGTCGCCGGCGGAGCCCCGATCCACGTGCACTCCTTTGCTGATGTCCCCGACATCTCTCCGAACCGCGTCTACGTCGACCAGTGGTCGCTGACCAACGCGGGCAGCACCGCGGAGGACACCCACCTGCGCGCCACCCCGGCGGACGGCACCGCCCTGCTCGGTGACGGCCCGGGCGGCGGCGTGTACATCGTGGCCGGTGGCGCTCCGATCCACGTGCACTCCTTCTCCGACGTCCCGCACATCTCCGCCAACCGCGTCACGGTCGACCAGTGGACCCTGACCAACGCAGGTAGCACCGCGGAAGACACCCACCTGCGCGCCACCCCGGCCGACGGCACCGCCCTGCTCGGTGACGGCCCGGGCGGAGGGGTGTACATCGTCGCCGGCGGAGCCCCGATCTACGTCTCGAGCTTCTCCAACGTCCCCGATATCGGCCCGCGCACCTACGTCGACGAATGGACCCTCGACAACGCCGGCACCACCGCCGAGGACACCCACCTGAGCATGTACCCCGCCGACAACACCATGCTGCGCGGCGAGACCACCGGCAACATCTACCAGATCGAATCCGGCTACCCCACCCAGGTCACCGGCTACACCGGAACCAGCGTCGGGGTCGACCAGAACGCCATCACCAACGCCGGCACCGGCGCCGGATACAACCACCTCCGCTAA
- a CDS encoding helix-turn-helix transcriptional regulator has protein sequence MLSALGVSETAEQVYVAMLAQPDLGVEGLAAQLDLTEAQVGEALDDLFALSLVRESFDRPGRLRALEPEIGLQAALARQHEELVRRQQQVAAGQAAVARMLAEHARAAPRPAGDSGVEHLIGMDAVQGRLERFSRDTESEVLTFMPGGAQSASALEAACENDARLLARGVSICTVGQDSIRNHAPTLAYAQFLADHHAEFRTAPMLPPRMIVIDRRSALVPLDPADTRKGALHLTAPGTVAVLLALFEQVWETAVPLGADRTPDRESLTAIERGLLTLLARGLTDEAAAARLAVSPRTARRLMAELMERLGATSRFEAGLKAARSGWLP, from the coding sequence TTGTTGTCGGCATTGGGTGTCTCGGAGACGGCCGAACAGGTCTACGTGGCGATGCTCGCGCAGCCGGACCTCGGCGTGGAGGGCCTGGCCGCGCAGCTCGATCTGACCGAGGCCCAGGTGGGCGAAGCCCTCGACGACCTGTTCGCCCTGTCCTTGGTGCGCGAGTCCTTCGACCGGCCGGGCCGGCTGCGCGCGCTCGAGCCCGAGATCGGCCTGCAGGCGGCGCTCGCGCGCCAGCACGAGGAGCTCGTGCGGCGCCAGCAGCAGGTCGCCGCCGGCCAGGCCGCCGTCGCCCGGATGCTCGCCGAACACGCCCGGGCCGCCCCTCGGCCGGCCGGGGACTCCGGGGTCGAACACCTGATCGGCATGGACGCGGTCCAGGGCCGGCTCGAGCGCTTCTCCCGCGATACCGAATCCGAGGTGCTCACCTTCATGCCCGGCGGCGCCCAGTCCGCCTCCGCGCTCGAAGCGGCCTGCGAGAACGACGCCCGGCTGCTCGCGCGCGGCGTGTCCATCTGCACCGTCGGCCAGGACAGCATCCGCAATCACGCACCGACGCTGGCCTACGCCCAGTTCCTCGCCGATCACCACGCCGAGTTCCGCACCGCGCCGATGCTGCCGCCGCGGATGATCGTGATCGACCGTCGCAGTGCCCTGGTGCCGCTGGATCCGGCCGACACCCGCAAGGGAGCCCTGCACCTGACCGCCCCGGGCACCGTCGCCGTCCTGCTCGCCCTGTTCGAACAGGTCTGGGAGACCGCCGTCCCGCTCGGCGCCGACCGCACCCCCGACCGGGAGAGCCTGACCGCCATCGAGCGCGGCCTGCTCACCCTGCTAGCCCGAGGCCTGACCGACGAGGCGGCCGCGGCCCGTCTCGCCGTCTCCCCGCGCACCGCCCGGCGCCTGATGGCGGAACTGATGGAGCGGCTCGGCGCCACCAGTCGCTTCGAGGCCGGTCTCAAGGCCGCCCGGAGCGGCTGGCTCCCCTAA
- a CDS encoding DUF4132 domain-containing protein — MGWVRTADDGYELAVEEGKLVCRNAAGKRLRSIPKQVKEDPAVLELRQLVEWLTRHAAECREQAERWLVRSLPVPAALITRIWPDEAWQTVLKDLVVVPVLDDGAESAAGIGAWDTARAGFLRAADARGLGVVDLDGESVRITAERIAIPHPVLLADLADLREFAVELNLRQSVDQLFRETWIRPAGIEAQAVQFEEYARGRYPELRQLAQRALAFGYQVRGGYAVCRVHEAGVGIEARVWVGAEDPYSQTETGALEFADGAGRRLRLVEVGPVAWSEGVRLAAALYAGRTVQESNAGSEAGQ, encoded by the coding sequence ATGGGCTGGGTGCGGACCGCGGACGACGGCTATGAGCTGGCCGTCGAGGAGGGGAAGCTGGTCTGCCGCAACGCAGCCGGCAAGCGCCTGCGCTCCATACCCAAGCAGGTCAAGGAGGATCCCGCCGTCCTCGAGTTACGCCAGCTGGTCGAGTGGCTCACCCGGCACGCGGCCGAGTGCCGCGAGCAGGCCGAGCGCTGGCTGGTGCGCTCCCTGCCCGTGCCGGCCGCACTGATCACGCGGATCTGGCCGGACGAGGCCTGGCAGACGGTGCTCAAGGACCTGGTCGTCGTACCCGTCCTCGACGACGGAGCGGAGAGCGCGGCCGGAATCGGCGCCTGGGACACGGCCCGGGCCGGCTTCCTGCGGGCTGCGGACGCTCGCGGACTCGGCGTCGTCGACCTCGACGGCGAGAGCGTGCGCATCACCGCCGAGCGGATCGCGATCCCGCATCCGGTGCTGCTGGCGGACCTGGCGGATCTGCGCGAGTTCGCCGTCGAGCTGAATCTGCGTCAGTCCGTGGACCAGCTCTTCCGCGAGACCTGGATCCGGCCCGCAGGCATCGAGGCCCAGGCCGTGCAGTTCGAGGAGTACGCGCGCGGGCGGTATCCCGAGCTCAGGCAGCTGGCTCAGCGGGCCCTGGCCTTCGGCTACCAGGTGCGCGGCGGCTATGCGGTCTGCCGCGTGCACGAGGCCGGCGTCGGCATCGAGGCGCGCGTGTGGGTCGGGGCCGAAGATCCCTATTCCCAAACCGAGACAGGCGCCTTGGAGTTCGCGGACGGCGCCGGGCGCCGGCTTCGGTTGGTGGAGGTCGGACCGGTGGCCTGGTCCGAGGGTGTGCGTCTGGCCGCCGCGCTCTACGCCGGCCGGACCGTCCAGGAGTCGAACGCCGGCTCGGAGGCCGGGCAATGA
- a CDS encoding ATP-binding protein, translating into MTTDTTAPARQVEPAEHVWAAELDFLAAYDAGPRPTGWRLTPRAVVTFICGSDGEALAHPSAAKGAGKSAGASATPAELVIARKFVGDRDLVERCVVTLAGERGLLLVGEPGTAKSMLSELLSAAVSGDSTRVVQGTAGSTEEQLKYGWNYALLLAQGPSEQALVPSPVMAAMRAGAVARVEEITRCLPEVQDALVSVLSDRRISVPELSGERDGAVYAAPGFTVIATANLRDRGVSEMSAALKRRFNFETIGPIGSLAAEVSLVRDQAKAALARVDAPYAVDDAVLEVLVTAFRDLRNGRSVEGWDVERPSTVMSTAEAVSVTTSLALSVAYFPGGRDPLDLVPGHLIGVVRKDDPADADRLLAYWDGAVRKRAQEDAAAKSWRRLWELRDVLGG; encoded by the coding sequence ATGACCACTGACACGACCGCACCTGCCCGCCAGGTCGAACCCGCCGAGCACGTGTGGGCCGCAGAGCTCGACTTCCTCGCCGCCTACGATGCAGGTCCCCGCCCGACCGGCTGGCGGCTGACCCCGCGCGCCGTGGTCACCTTCATCTGCGGCAGCGACGGCGAGGCGCTCGCGCACCCGTCCGCGGCGAAGGGCGCCGGCAAGTCCGCCGGTGCGAGCGCGACGCCCGCGGAGCTCGTCATCGCCCGCAAGTTCGTCGGCGACCGGGATCTGGTCGAGCGCTGCGTCGTCACCCTCGCCGGCGAGCGCGGCCTGCTGCTCGTGGGCGAGCCGGGCACCGCGAAGTCGATGCTCTCCGAGCTGCTCTCCGCAGCGGTCAGCGGCGATTCCACCCGGGTGGTCCAGGGCACCGCGGGCAGCACCGAGGAGCAGCTCAAGTACGGCTGGAACTATGCGCTGCTGCTCGCCCAGGGCCCGAGCGAGCAGGCGCTGGTGCCCTCACCGGTGATGGCCGCGATGCGCGCGGGCGCCGTGGCCCGGGTGGAGGAGATCACCCGCTGCCTGCCCGAGGTCCAGGACGCGCTCGTCTCGGTCCTGTCCGACCGCCGCATATCCGTACCCGAACTGTCCGGCGAGCGCGACGGCGCGGTCTATGCCGCCCCGGGCTTCACCGTGATCGCCACGGCGAACCTGCGCGACCGCGGCGTGTCCGAGATGTCCGCGGCGCTCAAGCGGCGCTTCAACTTCGAGACCATCGGCCCGATCGGCTCGCTGGCAGCCGAAGTCAGTCTGGTGCGCGACCAGGCCAAGGCCGCGCTGGCGCGGGTCGACGCGCCGTACGCCGTGGACGACGCGGTGCTCGAAGTGCTCGTCACCGCCTTCCGCGATCTGCGCAACGGCCGCAGCGTCGAGGGCTGGGACGTGGAGCGCCCGTCCACGGTCATGTCCACCGCCGAGGCGGTGAGCGTCACCACCTCCCTCGCCCTGTCCGTCGCGTACTTCCCCGGCGGACGCGACCCGCTCGATCTGGTCCCCGGCCACCTGATCGGCGTGGTGCGCAAGGACGACCCCGCCGACGCCGACCGTCTGCTGGCCTACTGGGACGGTGCCGTGCGCAAGCGCGCGCAGGAGGACGCGGCGGCGAAGTCGTGGCGGCGGCTGTGGGAGCTGCGCGATGTCCTCGGTGGCTGA
- a CDS encoding DUF5682 family protein — MSSVADTRVATAADPAVALETLAASRDPYFIGVRHHSPALAAAVPALLDEFQPEVLLIELPAEAAPWLGHLADPETYAPIALAGAAGEGGEVAFYPFADFSPELAAVRWAQAHGVPVLPCDAPLGLIAGSLPGEAAGLSENDAPRPGYHEALRAARSGRASDDLWDRQVEARAPGNSPEQVRRAALAVGWALREDAPQVALRDLAREAWMRAVLRSVEGRRAAMLLGAFHIPAMIAGSAESDADAAAAAVAAEYSDELVATKTKDVAAEAMSLVPYTFKLLDERSGYPSGIRDPAWQQSVFEAAGDPGRVDAAAASHLVEFCRALREGGHPAGPGEAQQALRFALDLASLRGLAAPARGEIVEAAQAVLGHGDSLGRGQALAKALETALVGDRHGRLAPGTPLSGLRASVETLLRELRLPGPRQAGRELRLDPLRSPLDRRREIALRRLAACQVPYAQQRELVAPGGLPALTTAWQAQWTPSVEAQLNILTARGLTLAQAAENTLRLQLRAQREAGGPSVGETLAGLLAAAECGVPAVLAERVHDLIHVVIPTASLAELISAAQLADRINTGHVPGTPIATRSGGDAAQQSGPIPADIGELIDAAALRHLDGMCGSQDLADAKALTAFTLRGVESGSALRAVRALKRLEHEGAPMISGAAGACLVLTGATAPNALGVRLVGWIDTATHRSARSALRERLRGLLAAAEPLLDLGPALLEPLVARVNSLPDKEFLDRLPALRGGFSRVDESGRDRVLRAVEELLGGGADLSGGRAMAGEVTPEDLADAAAADLAGRNALLATGIPFAQAVTAAGPSMTPDVDAAFAVAVDAQLESSQASAPALLSPGDRWRLVLARRESECSGAARRYGIALDELYGHGNSGRSGRRGGSASSGGGREAAFPNVREWAKELEALFGKGIREEVLSAAVASGHLEAALLLDPATVTPSVELLRNVLSMAGGLPENSLARLRPLVKRLVDELTRQLANRLRPALHGLTSPRPSARPTNRLDFDRTVRANLASARREPDGRVTLLPERPVFRSRVRKSAEWDLILVVDVSGSMESSVIWSALTASVFAGISTLRTHFLAFSTEVVDFTDRVSDPLSLLLEVRVGGGTHIAAGLAHARSLMTVPSRTLIVTISDFEEGYPVGGLLAEVRKLAESGATLLGCASLDDEGAPRYSVPIAQAVVAAGMPVAALSPLELAAWVGERIR, encoded by the coding sequence ATGTCCTCGGTGGCTGACACGCGGGTCGCGACAGCGGCCGATCCCGCCGTCGCGCTCGAAACCCTTGCCGCGTCGCGGGATCCCTACTTCATCGGCGTCCGGCATCACTCGCCGGCACTGGCGGCGGCGGTGCCCGCGCTGTTGGACGAGTTCCAGCCCGAGGTGCTGCTGATCGAGTTGCCGGCCGAGGCAGCTCCCTGGCTCGGCCACCTCGCCGACCCGGAGACGTATGCGCCGATCGCTCTGGCCGGTGCGGCTGGCGAGGGCGGAGAGGTGGCGTTCTACCCGTTCGCCGACTTCTCGCCGGAACTGGCCGCGGTGCGCTGGGCGCAGGCACACGGCGTGCCCGTGCTCCCCTGTGACGCACCGCTCGGCCTGATAGCCGGCTCGCTGCCTGGTGAGGCGGCCGGACTCTCCGAGAATGACGCGCCGAGGCCTGGTTATCACGAGGCGCTGCGCGCGGCCCGCTCCGGGCGCGCCTCCGACGATCTGTGGGACCGTCAGGTCGAGGCGCGTGCTCCCGGCAACAGCCCCGAGCAGGTGCGGCGGGCCGCGCTGGCGGTGGGTTGGGCGCTGCGTGAAGACGCGCCGCAGGTCGCGCTGCGAGATCTGGCCCGCGAGGCGTGGATGCGCGCTGTGCTGCGCAGCGTCGAGGGCCGCCGTGCCGCGATGCTGCTCGGGGCGTTCCATATTCCGGCCATGATCGCCGGAAGTGCTGAATCCGACGCGGATGCAGCCGCGGCCGCGGTCGCCGCCGAGTACTCCGACGAGCTCGTCGCCACGAAGACCAAGGACGTGGCGGCTGAGGCGATGTCCCTCGTCCCGTACACCTTCAAGCTGCTGGACGAGCGGTCCGGCTACCCCTCGGGAATCCGCGACCCTGCCTGGCAGCAGTCCGTCTTCGAGGCGGCGGGCGATCCGGGCCGCGTTGACGCGGCGGCGGCGTCGCATCTGGTCGAGTTCTGCCGGGCCCTGCGCGAGGGAGGGCATCCGGCCGGGCCTGGCGAGGCCCAGCAGGCCCTGCGGTTCGCGCTGGATCTGGCCAGCCTGCGCGGGCTGGCCGCCCCGGCACGCGGGGAGATCGTCGAGGCCGCGCAGGCGGTACTCGGGCACGGCGACTCGCTCGGGCGTGGTCAGGCGCTGGCCAAGGCGCTGGAGACCGCGCTCGTCGGGGACCGGCACGGGCGGCTCGCGCCGGGTACTCCGTTGTCCGGGCTGCGTGCCTCGGTCGAGACTCTGCTGCGCGAGCTGCGGCTGCCGGGGCCGCGCCAGGCCGGTCGCGAACTGCGGCTCGACCCGTTGCGCTCGCCGCTCGACCGGCGGCGCGAGATCGCGTTGCGGCGCCTGGCGGCATGCCAGGTCCCTTACGCGCAACAGCGGGAGCTGGTCGCGCCGGGCGGCCTGCCCGCGCTGACCACGGCGTGGCAGGCGCAGTGGACGCCCTCCGTCGAGGCCCAACTCAATATCCTGACCGCGCGCGGGCTGACTTTGGCCCAGGCCGCGGAGAACACGCTGCGGCTGCAACTGCGCGCGCAGCGCGAAGCCGGCGGCCCGAGCGTGGGTGAGACCTTGGCGGGTCTGCTCGCCGCGGCCGAGTGCGGGGTCCCGGCCGTGCTCGCGGAGCGAGTGCACGACCTGATCCACGTGGTCATCCCGACCGCATCGCTCGCCGAGTTGATCAGCGCCGCCCAGCTCGCCGACCGCATCAACACCGGCCACGTTCCGGGCACGCCGATCGCCACGCGTTCAGGCGGCGACGCAGCCCAGCAGTCCGGGCCGATCCCGGCGGACATCGGGGAGCTGATCGACGCTGCGGCGCTTCGTCACCTCGACGGGATGTGCGGCAGCCAGGATCTCGCGGACGCAAAGGCGCTGACCGCGTTCACGCTACGCGGCGTCGAGAGTGGCAGCGCACTGCGAGCCGTCCGTGCGCTCAAGCGGCTGGAGCACGAGGGTGCGCCGATGATCTCGGGTGCGGCCGGGGCCTGCCTCGTGCTGACTGGCGCGACCGCGCCGAACGCCCTGGGCGTGCGACTCGTCGGCTGGATCGACACGGCCACGCACCGCTCCGCACGCTCGGCGCTGCGTGAGCGACTCAGGGGCCTGCTGGCCGCTGCGGAACCCCTGCTCGACCTCGGCCCGGCGTTGCTTGAGCCATTGGTGGCGCGGGTGAACTCGTTGCCGGACAAGGAGTTCCTGGATCGGCTGCCCGCACTGCGCGGCGGGTTCAGCCGCGTCGACGAGTCCGGACGTGACAGGGTTCTGCGGGCCGTGGAGGAACTGCTCGGCGGCGGTGCCGACCTGTCCGGCGGCCGCGCGATGGCCGGTGAGGTCACGCCGGAGGATCTGGCAGACGCCGCCGCGGCGGACCTGGCGGGCCGCAATGCCCTGCTGGCTACCGGAATCCCGTTCGCGCAGGCCGTGACGGCGGCCGGTCCGTCGATGACCCCTGATGTCGACGCCGCTTTCGCCGTCGCCGTCGACGCACAGCTCGAATCGTCACAGGCGTCAGCGCCGGCGTTGCTCAGTCCGGGCGATCGGTGGCGGCTGGTGCTCGCCCGCCGGGAGAGCGAGTGCTCCGGTGCGGCCCGCCGGTACGGCATCGCGCTCGACGAGCTCTACGGACACGGCAACAGCGGAAGGTCGGGCCGGCGCGGCGGTTCCGCGTCGTCCGGCGGAGGGCGGGAGGCCGCCTTCCCGAATGTGCGCGAATGGGCGAAGGAGCTCGAAGCCCTGTTCGGCAAGGGAATCCGCGAGGAGGTGCTGTCCGCGGCCGTCGCCTCCGGGCATCTCGAGGCCGCCCTCCTGCTCGACCCCGCGACCGTCACCCCGAGCGTGGAACTGCTGCGCAACGTTCTCTCCATGGCCGGCGGCCTCCCGGAGAACTCGCTGGCCCGGCTGCGGCCGCTGGTCAAGCGGCTCGTCGACGAGCTCACCCGGCAGCTGGCCAACCGCCTGCGTCCGGCGCTGCACGGCCTGACCAGTCCCCGGCCCAGCGCTCGGCCGACCAACCGGCTCGACTTCGACCGTACCGTGCGGGCCAACCTCGCCTCGGCGCGGCGCGAGCCGGACGGCCGGGTGACGCTGCTGCCGGAGCGGCCGGTGTTCCGCTCGCGGGTGCGCAAGAGCGCCGAGTGGGACCTGATCCTGGTCGTCGACGTGTCCGGCTCGATGGAGTCGTCGGTGATCTGGTCCGCGCTGACCGCGTCGGTCTTCGCCGGCATCAGCACGCTGCGAACACACTTCCTGGCCTTCTCCACCGAGGTGGTCGACTTCACCGACCGGGTGAGCGATCCGCTGAGCCTGCTGCTGGAAGTGCGGGTCGGCGGCGGTACGCATATCGCGGCCGGGCTCGCCCATGCCAGAAGCCTGATGACAGTCCCCTCACGCACGCTGATCGTGACGATCAGCGACTTCGAGGAGGGCTACCCGGTCGGCGGCCTGCTCGCCGAGGTGCGCAAGCTCGCCGAGTCCGGGGCGACGCTGCTCGGCTGCGCCAGCCTGGACGACGAGGGCGCGCCGCGCTACAGCGTGCCGATCGCCCAAGCCGTGGTGGCTGCCGGCATGCCCGTGGCAGCGTTGAGTCCGCTGGAGCTGGCCGCGTGGGTGGGAGAGAGGATCAGATGA
- a CDS encoding aminoglycoside phosphotransferase family protein, whose protein sequence is MAEINRDHGTSYELAGALSGGFQGGAWQIVGPDGSRAVLKSNETHGSWHRVVLAAQSKVADARRHGYPTPAWLAAGLTTQGFAYHIQEFVPGRPAERVTEPLALQMVEVLEGCAAGHRPDQYGDPRSDWSQFVLGEMTRAADSLPSRVAALGPDEAAVAERVLAFLNRVGPVRLPADDLVHGDLNLGNVLTDADGRLVGIVDIEALGAGSRAIDYASLWHSGADVADPGDSAGLNLVRAAGERSAGPAGFALCALWNALEYIRFGADLHGAVGSARAVAAAHRRLDLLAAPSH, encoded by the coding sequence TTGGCCGAGATCAATCGCGACCACGGGACCAGCTATGAGCTAGCGGGTGCGCTCAGCGGCGGTTTCCAGGGCGGTGCGTGGCAGATCGTCGGGCCAGACGGCAGCAGGGCCGTTCTCAAATCGAACGAAACGCACGGTTCCTGGCACCGCGTCGTCCTCGCCGCGCAGTCCAAAGTCGCTGATGCGAGGCGGCACGGCTATCCAACGCCGGCCTGGTTGGCGGCCGGGCTCACGACGCAAGGATTCGCCTACCACATTCAGGAGTTCGTACCCGGGCGCCCCGCCGAGCGCGTGACCGAGCCGCTGGCCCTGCAGATGGTCGAGGTTCTGGAAGGCTGCGCGGCTGGGCATCGCCCGGACCAGTACGGTGACCCGCGCTCGGACTGGTCGCAATTCGTCTTGGGCGAGATGACCCGCGCCGCGGACTCGTTGCCGTCACGGGTCGCAGCACTCGGCCCCGACGAGGCGGCCGTGGCCGAGCGCGTGCTCGCCTTCCTGAATCGAGTCGGACCCGTGCGACTGCCTGCCGACGACCTCGTACACGGTGACCTCAACCTGGGCAACGTGCTCACCGATGCCGACGGCAGGCTGGTCGGCATCGTGGATATCGAAGCCCTGGGCGCGGGAAGCCGCGCTATCGACTACGCGTCCTTATGGCACAGCGGCGCGGACGTTGCAGACCCCGGTGACAGCGCAGGACTGAATCTGGTGCGCGCGGCCGGGGAACGCTCGGCCGGGCCGGCGGGGTTCGCCTTGTGCGCGCTGTGGAACGCCCTGGAGTACATCAGGTTCGGCGCCGACCTGCACGGCGCCGTCGGCAGCGCCCGCGCGGTCGCGGCGGCTCATCGGCGCTTGGACCTGCTCGCGGCCCCGTCACACTGA